In the genome of Chloroflexota bacterium, the window ATTTCTAAAAGGAATGGTTCTAATGCACCGCCTTCGAATGGCGTGAGCTTAGCCAGCCACTCACGCTGTTCAGGGCTGAGGCGTTGCAGCGAATAGTTAAGCGAGGCTTCGAGCGAGCTATGGCGTTGGTTGGGGCTAGTTTCATCGGTGAATTGGGCTAAGGCGCTGCTATAGTCGCTCAGTAGTTGCTGGATGCTCAAGCTAGGGTCGCGCAAGGCACGTAAGGTCAAGCCCATGGCCAGCGGGTGATGATCGAGCCGCACCAACAGGCTGCTTAGTTGCAATTTTGGCGCACGCCGCCGATCAATCGCCAAATCATCGAGCAAGGCTGTGGCAAAGCTGTAAGCTGAAGGTGCATCCAAGCCGCGCATGGCAATCAGGCTGGTGTATTGGCCTTGCTCCAAGCGACTATCACGCAAATCATAATCACGGCAGGTCAAAATGATGCCTGCACCTGCTTGCCGCAAGCCTAGCACACAATCCCACAAAGCTTGGCGTTCTTGGGCTTCCAACACATTCAGCTCAACATTGCCCGCGTTGGGCAAAATGCTCTCCAAATTATCAGCGATAATCAGCAATGGCTTGTTGCGTAGGTGTGGCTTGAAGCGCTTTAAGGCTGCCTGCAAATCGTGCGAATCGGTTTCGGGCAACTCATAATGACGGGCAATCGCGCTGAGCAAGGCAATTTGGCTGCCGCCATGTTCAAACGAGAGCAACAATGCGCCGTGATAGAGCTTGGTTTGAGTCAGCCATGCAGCAGCTTCGCTGGCAAGGCGAGTTTTGCCAATGCCGCCAAAGCCATGCAACAGGGCAATTTTGCCCTTGAGCAAAGCCCGTTCAAGCTGCAACAACTCCTTGGCGCGGCCAACAAACGGGCGTTGATGCGGGTTTTCGACGAAGCCCGAAAGCTTGGTCGGCTTGGGTCGCGCTGGCTTGCTGGTTGGCGTGAGATTGATCGCTGCTTGCTGATAAAAATGCGGCAACCACCAATCGGCCAAGCTAATTGGATCAAGTTCTTGTTCGGCGTTACGGGCGAGGTACAGGCGCACAGGCTGGCTTTGCAAGGCTTGGCGTGCTCGCTCCAAGGCTACAGGCACCGGCTCGCCCTTGGCGATCAATCCATAGAATTCGCCAAAAAAGATTGCCGTCGTGATGGGCAGCACGCTGGCGCTCATCGCCACCACTGCAGGCACGCCCGCCGTCAACAACTGGGTTGCCACGCTGCTCAAAGCCTGTTGGCGTTGATACTCGGCATCGTCGCTGGCGCTGGTATCCATCACGCTGGTTTGGCAGGCATCCAACAAGACCAAGCGCACGCCCGCGCCATTCAACAACTCAGCAAAGCGACGAGCCTCGACCGTATCAACTTTATAATCGGCTTTTTCGAACGATAAAACCCCTTGCGGCACGTTGGCCGATTTATAGAGCGTGCTGGTTGGCTGGATTTTGGGAAAGCCGCCATGACCATCGAAATGCAATATATGTACAGGTTTTGTGGTATCTTGCAGGCGACGCGCCAGTTGATCGTAGGTTGGCGGGCGCAAAAACTCCAGCTCGATCATGCCAGGCTTGAGCTTTTCAGTTTGTTCTAATTTTTGTAACTGGCCAAAAATGGTTTGGGCCGAGCTGCGCGGATCGAGAAAATTTTGATCATCAGGCCGTGCCACAACTACCAGCACCCGCAACGGCATGGCAAATTGCTGGGCGGCAATTTTTGAGCGAACGCTAGAAACGGTGCGATAGATTGCGACTGGATTGATCCGCCGTTGATTCAAAAAGCCAAAATCATCGTGCAGCAACTCCCATGGCACGCTCAGCACGGCGGGAATCACGCTTAAAATTTGCAAGGTTGGCACACCAGCATCAACCTGCATCCACTCAGCATAGATTTCGGCGGCATCGGCGCTTGATTTGAAAATCGCTTTAAACAGCACTTTACCAACTGTAGTTAAATCTGCTTCAACCTGTTTGGCTCGTATAAGAAAGCCTTCAAATGGCCATTTCAAGTAGTCTTCAAAATACCATTGAAAATCGGCGCGTTGCTCTTTGGTTGGCAGCGCAGGCAACGGGCCGCTGGCAGTCAATTGATTGAAGCGCAACGTCCATTGGGCTAAATCGGGCGAATCAGCGGCGGCAGCGGTACATTCGAGGGTGAGGATGTTTGGTTGGCTCATGGGGCGGCTCCTCGGCTAGCAACACAGGCTTATCCTATCATGGCCTAACTGCGAATGGTAGCCTACGAGCAACACAAGTTTTAATCCACGAAGAACACGAAGGTTGTAACCGCGAAGAACGCGAAGGGCGCTAAGGCTGGTTTCGTGGTTCGCCGACAGTTCGATAAACCTCAAGGAATCAATAAATCCAATATTCGTGCTCTTCGCGGTTCCCAATAAAATTTCTGATTTCTCGCACGAAGGTTGTAACCGCAGAGAACGCGAAGGGCGCTAAGGCTGGTTTCGTGGTTCGCTCACAGTTCGATAAACCTCAAGGAACCAATAAATCCAACATTCGTGCTCTTCGCGTCCTTCGCGGTTACAAATAAAATTCCTGACCCTGCGATTGCGGTTATAGGGATAGTTGCTCGGCTGGGTAGGCGATTGCTAAGACGCTGCCTTGAGTTGCTTGGGCGAGCTGTTCGGGGTTGACGCGGCTAGGCGCGATTTCGGCCAAGGGTCGCAACACAAAATCACGCTCAAACATGCGAGGGTGGGGGATAATCAAATCATCGGTTTTCAATTCAAGCTCGTCATACAACAAAATATCAAGATCAAGTGGGCGCGGGCCGTAGCGTAAGCCTGGTCGGCGGCCACAAGAGTGCTCGATCTGCTTGAGCAAGGCCAGCAGCGCATGCGGCGCTAATTCGGTCGTGCCAGCAACCACCGCATTCAAAAACGGCGGTTGATCTTCAACATAGGCTGCTGCGGTTTCATAGACGCTAGAATAATTGGTTAGTTGGACAGCGGGGGCTAAAGCGGCCAATCCCGCTTGTAAGTTGGCTAAACGATCGCCTTGGTTGCTACCGATGGCTAAATAAACGGTGGTCACGCTTGCTCCTGGCGTTGATCTAAGGCTCGTAAGGCATCACGATAGCCCATTTCAAACAAAGCTTGATGATTTTTGCCCTCGTAATCGACGATCCATTCTAAGGGCATGAGTTTTTGGGGCGCAATCACTAATGGCTCGGCTACGCGATAGGGCATCGTGCCAGGCCAGCGCAGTGATTGATCGCCAGTTTTTTCGGCGGCGGCGGTCAGGCGTTGCGCTGCCTCAGCAATTTGGTTATACACCTTGAGCAATTTAAATGATGCACGATATGAGGCCAACAATGCCCAATCCAGCGTCAGCCACAACGATTGAGCCAAATCGCTGGGCATGGCTTCAAGGTGTTGGTCGCCATCGTTGGGGTCGGCATCCCATGGGGTCATCATTACCACAATAATTTCAACATCGCCGCCAGCATGCTCAATGACTGGGCCGAGTGGCGTATTGGCCAAAACCGCGCCATCCCAATACATATCTTCGCCAACTTGTGTCCATGGATAGACCGCTGGAATGCTCGACGAAGCCATAATATGCTCGATGTTGAGTTGATCTTGGGCTTGACCATCAAGTTTATGGTTGCAAAATACCCGCAAGGTGCCGCGCCGAACATCGGTGGCGGTCAACAGCAGGGTTGGTGCAGCGGGGCTATTGATGCGCTCAAAATTCATCCAAGCGCTGAGGGTGTGTCGCCATGGCGTGGTATCAAGCAAACTTTTAAACGGCGTGGTGCTAAAAATGCTGCGAAATTTATGCCAAATGCTGGGGCTATGCAAATTGCGATCGGCTTCTGGCGTTTCAGCCTCAATCTGATCATCGCCGCCATGCTCGTCAGAGGTCAAAATCGAGCGTAGCAAAAAGCGCATCAGTGGTCGGCTAATCGTCGGCAGATCGCTTGAAAGCTGCTGAACATCTTCGGAGTGCATATTCAGCCAACGTTGGCGCAATTGAGCCACAGTCATACCTGAGGCCAAAGCCGCCCCGTTGACCGCGCCGATCGATGTGCCAGCAATAATATCTGGCCCTTGCCCATCGATCATCCAGCCGCGTTCGACTAAAGCTTGCATCACCCCAACATGATAAGCTCCACGGCCACCGCCGCCCGAAAGCACCAAAGCTCTTTTTGCCATAACAACCTCGCAGCTTGAAAACCAACAGTAAATAACAGCATTGCTCAATGTTCGACAATGCTGATCGATCTGTCAGTTGAGGCCAAGCGATTTAGAAGATATCGTCTTCGTCTTCTTCGTCGCTAATGCCTAAATCGAGCAGCACCAAATTATTCAGCGCTGGCGATTGACTAAAGGCTTCTTGACTGCTGCGGCTTAGTTGATTGCCCCATAAATCAAGCTCTTGCAGTTGGCCTAAGTTGGTTGTATTGGCCAAACTGGTTGCGCCAGCATCGCCAATTGCGTTATCGGCGAGATACAACACCGCCAAATTGCCAAGGCTGGTGCTGGTGGTCAAAGCTTGGACTCCAGCGTCGCCAATCGCATTATCGTTGAGTAACAAGGCCTTGAGATTGGTGACATGGCTCGATTGGGCTAAGGCACTCAAACCAGCGTCGCCAATTGCATTCGAGCGCAAATCAAGACGTTCGGTGTTGGCAAGCACTGGCGAATTCGCAAGGGCGCTAATACCAGCCGC includes:
- the folK gene encoding 2-amino-4-hydroxy-6-hydroxymethyldihydropteridine diphosphokinase; its protein translation is MTTVYLAIGSNQGDRLANLQAGLAALAPAVQLTNYSSVYETAAAYVEDQPPFLNAVVAGTTELAPHALLALLKQIEHSCGRRPGLRYGPRPLDLDILLYDELELKTDDLIIPHPRMFERDFVLRPLAEIAPSRVNPEQLAQATQGSVLAIAYPAEQLSL
- a CDS encoding patatin-like phospholipase family protein, whose translation is MAKRALVLSGGGGRGAYHVGVMQALVERGWMIDGQGPDIIAGTSIGAVNGAALASGMTVAQLRQRWLNMHSEDVQQLSSDLPTISRPLMRFLLRSILTSDEHGGDDQIEAETPEADRNLHSPSIWHKFRSIFSTTPFKSLLDTTPWRHTLSAWMNFERINSPAAPTLLLTATDVRRGTLRVFCNHKLDGQAQDQLNIEHIMASSSIPAVYPWTQVGEDMYWDGAVLANTPLGPVIEHAGGDVEIIVVMMTPWDADPNDGDQHLEAMPSDLAQSLWLTLDWALLASYRASFKLLKVYNQIAEAAQRLTAAAEKTGDQSLRWPGTMPYRVAEPLVIAPQKLMPLEWIVDYEGKNHQALFEMGYRDALRALDQRQEQA
- a CDS encoding tetratricopeptide repeat protein, whose protein sequence is MSQPNILTLECTAAAADSPDLAQWTLRFNQLTASGPLPALPTKEQRADFQWYFEDYLKWPFEGFLIRAKQVEADLTTVGKVLFKAIFKSSADAAEIYAEWMQVDAGVPTLQILSVIPAVLSVPWELLHDDFGFLNQRRINPVAIYRTVSSVRSKIAAQQFAMPLRVLVVVARPDDQNFLDPRSSAQTIFGQLQKLEQTEKLKPGMIELEFLRPPTYDQLARRLQDTTKPVHILHFDGHGGFPKIQPTSTLYKSANVPQGVLSFEKADYKVDTVEARRFAELLNGAGVRLVLLDACQTSVMDTSASDDAEYQRQQALSSVATQLLTAGVPAVVAMSASVLPITTAIFFGEFYGLIAKGEPVPVALERARQALQSQPVRLYLARNAEQELDPISLADWWLPHFYQQAAINLTPTSKPARPKPTKLSGFVENPHQRPFVGRAKELLQLERALLKGKIALLHGFGGIGKTRLASEAAAWLTQTKLYHGALLLSFEHGGSQIALLSAIARHYELPETDSHDLQAALKRFKPHLRNKPLLIIADNLESILPNAGNVELNVLEAQERQALWDCVLGLRQAGAGIILTCRDYDLRDSRLEQGQYTSLIAMRGLDAPSAYSFATALLDDLAIDRRRAPKLQLSSLLVRLDHHPLAMGLTLRALRDPSLSIQQLLSDYSSALAQFTDETSPNQRHSSLEASLNYSLQRLSPEQREWLAKLTPFEGGALEPFLLEITEIPAEQWQQLRAALEHAALIVPVAIAGVGVTFLRFHPTLTPYLRKYHPASTELEQRFAVRYYQLSSYCYEQDLQNPQAVRGLVHYELPNLQRAIHGLLGFKEINAAVDMATNLNRFYDIFGMQRERTLLNQQLAQHMVVNTQLSEAEFLHESEFGEADYSQGRYDRALQRFGQLLARIEQQPADQPHGVGSYQHCLTLGRIGRCLFRLGQPAQAQEFQQQALTMIEHLLSQQPDSTTYRQQKAVLLTEFADCQRDQGQFAQAKNYYEQALEINKILDDQRGQAVSLGQLGNLALRQRQYAEATQKYDAALTIYQKLNEPSGEAIIYHQLGVVSQEQKDWSNAEQYYRQSLAIEESLRNNLGAAQTCNQLAIVTKSAGKPNEAEDWFKRALRTPDLPAFEKATTLNNLANLIADQIQARAWSTSRLAEAQAYAEQALAIRKELDPAIAEIWKTFGILANIADLAGQSVQATEYRQQARIAYSAHAANRWHINQQAGNLIAAIVAATQGNQEVRTAVEHLLPQLEAGGWVISHAIQRIWAGERDWHALCAEIDPNSALLILRVLEELEKDEG